The following are encoded together in the Phycisphaerae bacterium genome:
- a CDS encoding RHS repeat protein: MKFRAIMRLRAVSRRWSVPSFTFICVSFILTADGQHASAQPGAVELYPIKAPTGPARRWSAGMGVTPFSQVDLYTGRVHTALPIVGWGGRGPGISLALHHHMISDWEEPTEALRRGDANLDGKVDTSDLSPFVGIVLADAPTEAEKAVADMNEDDELDLQDLDEFVALLAAKEGGPVWTHTYDTSLKISGGVGGPDTVVVVWGDGTKDRFSRNISTGQWDAMPGVFNRLEPIGSSPITGWKLTTRSQSKLYFHTDGLLDFIEDPSGNQVVCTYIDNASDPADGELDYITDASGRVLDFSYNSHGKLAEITAPLGVTNNPSLGNNAERVWLLLYEDTSNPGNPHTDGDGHFVALEDPLGHRIHWDYTADYDIDTIADQNGKVYDHDYDGLMGRLSRVTNPLAQEVHIDYGIGSSSFEQETVFTDVRGNDWFFLFDVLTFNLIQATDPLSETTTIGHVTSPANLVHEVATVTNPLGKTWTSTHDSNGNVLTTTDPLGNKTTYGYDTGGMNNLVKIIPPGTTPGTGNTAKAVAIEYNDANHPTSPTHLIEPADGQGNGTATTVIAYYDDDATGSGIDPEDWNGLVKSVTDPNGVVTLFTYDAWGQTARETENPVDSQYDIKPAWPMVFQGRTLNEGGAVVGSSSSARRKPNCTGCGPDTATYCTDNAGQQICAQCPTTCVSFCPIEPTGINATLMAGCATSSYSPTGSSLTSNRCVNDPLMDTPYDSSDRNRSFSYDDLDRPLTCSLATEEPVNLPNAAGTPVTRTFTNNYDDASGVYTATDQDGDSVITELDAAGRVWRVTRSVGESPNTRTIVVESTYDAAGRMTQVDQGNG, encoded by the coding sequence ATGAAATTTCGAGCCATCATGCGGCTGCGCGCTGTCTCGCGCCGATGGTCTGTACCGAGTTTCACCTTCATTTGCGTATCATTCATTCTTACAGCGGACGGTCAGCATGCCTCGGCTCAGCCGGGGGCTGTCGAGTTGTATCCCATCAAGGCGCCGACGGGACCGGCGCGTCGCTGGTCGGCCGGCATGGGCGTCACGCCTTTCTCGCAGGTCGATCTTTACACCGGCCGGGTCCATACCGCCTTGCCGATCGTCGGCTGGGGCGGCCGCGGCCCTGGCATCTCGCTGGCACTGCACCATCACATGATCAGCGACTGGGAGGAGCCGACCGAGGCGCTTCGGCGCGGAGATGCCAACCTCGACGGTAAGGTCGATACATCCGATTTGTCCCCGTTTGTCGGTATTGTGCTTGCCGACGCGCCCACGGAAGCTGAAAAGGCCGTCGCGGATATGAACGAGGATGATGAACTCGACCTTCAGGACCTGGACGAATTCGTCGCCCTGCTCGCCGCGAAGGAAGGCGGCCCGGTCTGGACGCATACCTATGACACCAGCCTCAAGATTTCCGGCGGTGTCGGCGGTCCGGACACGGTTGTGGTCGTCTGGGGCGACGGCACAAAAGACAGGTTCAGCAGGAATATCTCGACCGGCCAGTGGGATGCCATGCCCGGAGTGTTCAACAGGCTCGAACCCATCGGCTCATCGCCCATCACCGGCTGGAAGCTCACCACCAGGTCGCAATCAAAGCTCTATTTCCACACCGATGGCCTGCTCGACTTCATTGAAGACCCCTCCGGCAACCAGGTGGTCTGCACCTACATTGATAACGCCTCCGATCCGGCTGATGGTGAACTCGACTACATCACCGACGCATCCGGTCGCGTACTGGACTTCTCCTACAACTCTCATGGCAAGCTGGCGGAGATCACCGCGCCGCTGGGCGTGACGAACAACCCATCGCTCGGCAACAATGCGGAGCGCGTCTGGCTGCTGCTTTACGAGGACACCTCGAACCCCGGCAACCCGCACACCGATGGCGACGGCCATTTCGTCGCGCTGGAGGACCCGCTGGGGCATCGCATCCACTGGGACTACACGGCCGACTACGATATCGACACGATCGCCGATCAGAACGGGAAGGTGTATGACCACGATTATGACGGCCTCATGGGACGCCTCAGCCGTGTAACCAATCCGCTGGCGCAGGAGGTCCACATCGATTACGGAATTGGCAGCAGCAGCTTTGAACAGGAGACGGTCTTTACGGATGTCCGAGGGAATGACTGGTTCTTCCTCTTTGACGTTCTCACCTTCAATCTTATTCAGGCGACCGATCCGCTCAGCGAGACGACGACGATCGGCCATGTCACCTCGCCGGCAAACCTGGTGCACGAAGTCGCGACCGTCACCAATCCGCTGGGCAAGACCTGGACCTCGACCCATGACTCGAACGGCAATGTTCTGACGACCACCGATCCGCTCGGGAACAAGACGACGTACGGGTATGACACGGGCGGGATGAACAACCTGGTCAAGATCATACCGCCGGGGACCACGCCGGGGACCGGCAACACGGCCAAGGCCGTCGCAATCGAATACAACGATGCCAATCATCCGACCAGCCCGACGCACCTGATCGAGCCGGCCGACGGCCAGGGCAACGGCACAGCGACGACGGTGATTGCATATTACGACGACGACGCGACGGGGAGCGGCATCGACCCGGAAGACTGGAACGGCCTCGTCAAGAGTGTGACCGACCCGAACGGGGTGGTGACGCTGTTCACTTATGACGCATGGGGGCAGACGGCCCGAGAGACGGAGAACCCGGTCGATTCGCAATATGATATCAAACCGGCATGGCCGATGGTTTTTCAGGGGCGCACACTGAACGAAGGCGGCGCGGTGGTTGGCTCTTCCAGTTCAGCGCGTAGAAAGCCCAATTGCACCGGGTGCGGCCCCGATACGGCGACCTATTGCACCGACAACGCGGGACAGCAGATTTGCGCGCAGTGTCCAACGACCTGTGTTTCGTTCTGTCCGATCGAGCCGACCGGCATCAACGCGACGCTGATGGCTGGCTGTGCGACATCCAGCTATTCACCGACGGGATCATCGCTCACGTCGAATCGCTGTGTCAATGATCCGCTCATGGATACGCCCTATGACAGCAGCGATCGGAATCGCAGCTTCTCCTATGATGATCTCGATCGCCCTCTGACTTGTTCCCTTGCGACCGAGGAGCCGGTCAATCTACCCAACGCCGCAGGAACACCAGTTACCCGCACATTCACGAACAACTACGACGATGCAAGCGGTGTTTACACCGCGACCGATCAGGACGGGGACTCGGTCATCACCGAACTGGACGCGGCCGGGCGGGTCTGGCGTGTGACGCGGAGCGTGGGCGAATCGCCGAACACGCGGACAATTGTGGTTGAATCAACCTACGACGCGGCCGGGCGCATGACGCAGGTCGATCAGGGCAATGGCAA